The genomic segment GGACTTTCAGAAACTGCGGACCGAAATCGAAAAACTCTCGCTGTCGATCGAGGATGATCTTCGCGATCTCCAGCAGCCGCTGCCGGCGAAAGGCGATGGCGTCAATGATGGTGGTGGCCGCTTCCATGCGCCGGCGAATGAACTCGCGGGCTTCCTTGTCGGTCTCGCGGTCCTGAAGCATCTCGCGGTAGTGCGGGCTGATGCGCAAGCGCGGGGTATTGCCCCGCGCGAGGCGAACGTCGTACCCGTCGCCCTCTTCAGCGTGATCAACGATGATGTCCGGCGTGATCCCCTGCACGTCGCCCGGACGCACCAGATGGCCGGGATGGTGATTCAGCCGGCCGATGACCCGCAGGGCTTCCTTGATTTCTTCGATGCTGCGCCCGGTCGCCTTCGCCACGGCGGGAAAATTGTTCTTCGCCAACTCCACCAGATACTTGCGCACGATCTCTTCGCAGAGCGGATCGACGTTTTCCTGACCGGCGAGCTGAATCAGCAGGCACTCGGTGAGATCGCGCGCGCCGACCCCCGCCGGCTCCAGCGTCTGAACGAGCGTCAGCGCTTGTTCCAGCACCGCCACGTCGATCGGCGGCTGCACGCTCGCGCCGATCTCCTCCAGCAGCCGCCGCGCTTCCTCGGGCGTGCGCTGGATGATGAGCGGCGTGGTCTCCAGTTGGTCGTCGCCGTTGCCGCCCTTCGTGTGATGCTCCGCCTCGCTGCGCAGATAACCGTCGTCATCCATCCAGTCGATCAACACCTGCCCAGGCCGCCGCAGCGATTCGGGCATTTCCATGAGCGACCACTGGCGCGACAATTGATCGCGCAAAGCCTCCTCGCGCGAAGCCGTATTGGCCATCGCGTCCAGCTTTGCGTCGCGCTCGCCGCTGGCGGCCGAGCTGCCGGCGCGCCCGAATGGCAGATCACCCGGGTCCAGCTCCAGCTCGCGCGTCATCCGATCCAGACGCTCGAAGCTTTCGGCCTCTGCGAGATTGGTTTCCGTCGCGGGCAAGTCTTCCTTGGGGGGGCCGGCCTCTTCCTTGCCTTCCGGTTCCAGCAGCTCCAGGACCGGATTGGACTCCAGCTCTTCGCGCACCCGCGCTTCCAGCGCCATCAGCGGCAGCGTGAGAATCTCCATCGACTGGATCAGTTGCGGCGTGAGCCGCTGCTCCAGCCGCATCTGCTGCGACGGCATCATGGACATGTACTGGGACACGTGGGGTGCTAACCTCTCCTCGGCTTCGTCGGCGAATCGGGCCGGGCAAGAGCCAAAGACCGCCCGATCTGGTTTTCGGCCGTTGGCCTGCCCGACTCCATGTGATTATACATTACGTTTTTGACGCCGCAGCCTCTTTCTTCGGGAATTGGCACGGCAGTTGCTTGGCGGCCAGTATCGGCCGCTTCGGGCAGCTTTAACCCGAGCGAAATTCTCATGCAGCGGGAACGATTCAATCCCGAAAGGCAATTCGTCCCGACAACCCAAAGGAACAAACTCGTGTCAAGAACGGAATCTCGGGCCCCCGTCCCGCTGCTGCTCGAATTGGTCGCCGAAGTATTTAACGGAAAGAGCTGGCACGGCCCGAGCCTGCGTTCCACCGTCCGGCGCGTGTCGGCCGCGCAAGCAGGCTGGCGACCTGGGCGGGGCCGAAAGTGCATCGCCGAGATCGTGCTTCACGCCGCGTACTGGAAATACGCCGCGCGGCGGCGACTGCGTGGTGAACCGCGCGGGAGCTTCGCGCTGAAAGGCAGCAACTGGTTTACCGTGCCCGCCAAGCTGGGCGACGCGCAGTGGAAGGAGTATCTGAAACTCCTCGACGCCGAGCACGCGCAGTTGTTGGATGCGATTGCGGAACTGACGCCGGCCGACTTGCTAATCGTCCCCACCGGCAGCCGGGTGAACAACGCGAAGCTCGTGCGCGGCATCGCCAGCCACGACGTGTATCACGCCGGGCAGATTCAGACGATCAAGCGATTGTGCCCCATCCAGTAGCCGAGCGATCTCACGTTTCCGATTCGCCCGATGACGCGGCCATCATCGCCGCGCGACGGACTCATACATCGAAACGTATCGCGGGATCAACCCCCGCCAGTCGTAGCGCTCCGCCGCCAGCGCCCGGCCGCGCTGCCCCATCGCCCGCCGCGCTGCGTCATCGAGCGTGACCAGTTCCTTCAGTGCCGCCGCGATGGCGCGACGCTGCGGCGCGACAATCCGGCCCGCATCGGCCTGTTTCACTTCCGGCATGTTGCAGGCGTCGGAAATCACCACGGGCAGGCCCGCCGCCAGCGCCTCGAGGATCGACATGCTCAACCCTTCGCTCAAGCTGGGCTGAAGCAGAATGCTGGCCCGGCCCAGCGCCGCGCGGACTTCGTCGCGCGACAGGTGCCCCGTAAAGGTCACGCGCGACTCCAAGCCTTTTCGCCGAATCGCCGATTCCAGCATGCGCTGAAGGCCGAACTCGTCCGGCCCGGCGATCACGAGATGCCAGTCCTTGCCCGCCGCCAGAATATCGAAACATGCCTGCATGCCGGGCACGATGCCCTTCTGAATCGCGACGCGCCCCAGCATCAGCACCCACTTGCACGGCGCCGCGCTGGGAAATCGCGAATGCATCGCATCGGGCGAAGGAAGCGTCGCATACTCCGCCGTATGAAGACCGTTCGGGACCGTCGTCACGCGCGAATTGAATCCCAGCGCGCGAATCGCCTCCGCCTCGCCGTCGGCCAGTGCATGCAGCATCGCCGCGCCGCGAAGATTGCGATGCTCAAACATCCAGCCGGCCAGCAGCTTCTTCCACCGGCTGCGTTTCCACGCCCACGGCATCATCATGCTGTGCGGCGTCATGATGTACGGTCGACCGGTCTTTCGCGCGGCGCGACCAGCGGCCTGATTCTGACCGGTCCACAAGCCGTGCAGGTGAACCACCTCGCAGTCGTTCACGAGTCGGGCGATCTCACGATTGAACTGCGCGGAGCGGCCCAGGCGCGAATCGCCGGCATCGGAGAACGCGACCACTTCGACGCCGCCCACGTCCGGCGGCGTGCCGAATCGCCCCCCCGCCAGCGTCGCAATCCGACAGGAATGACCAGCCGCGACAAGACCCGACGCCAACTCCGGTACAACGCGCGCGATCCCACCCCAGGCCGGGTCCAGCGATTGAATGACGTGCAGAATCCGAAGCATCGTGCGGGTAGCCTAATCTGCTTCATTCAGGACGCAACGATCCTTTCAATTGAACCCGACCCATCAACCTCTAGGCCCGCCCCGCTCGCAGGTTAAACAAGCCCCGACTTGTACCGGAACGCCTTGCGGTTAGAATCCCCCAAAAGGGCAACCATCCATGCACCCCGGCCCCGCAGCCTCCAAGATCATCGGCGACGGTATCACCTTCGATGACGTGCTCCTGCTCCCCGCGCGCAGCAGCGTCGTCCCGAAAGACGCCGACGTGCGCACGCATCTGACGCGCAACATCACGATCAACATCCCGCTCGTCTCCGCGCCGATGGACACCGTCACCGAAGCCGGGCTGGCCATCGCCCTCGCGCAGGAAGGCGGCATCGGCATCATTCACAAGAACCTTCCGCCCGACGTGCAGTGCCGCGAGGTCGAAAAGGTCAAGCGCTCCGCCAATGGCGTCATCCTTGACCCGGTCACCCTGCGGCCGACCGATACGGTGGATCGCGCGGCCGAGTTGATGCGCCTGCACAACATCTCCGGCGTCCCGATCACGGACGAGTCGGGCGTTCTGGTCGGCATCGTCACGCGGCGCGACATGAAGTTTCTGCTGCACGCCGACCGGCAGGGTTCGACGGCCGGCGCGATGAAGATCGCGCAGATCATGACGAAGGACGACCTCGTGACCGCCCCGCCAGGGACCAGTCTTGACGAGGCCGATCGCATTCTTCAGCAGCACAAGGTCGAGAAGCTCCTGCTGGTTCACGCCGACCGACGGCTGGCAGGGTTGATCACAATCAAGGACATCGACAAGAATCGACAATTCCCGAACAGTTGCCGCGATGCGCGGGGGCGCCTTCGCGTCGGGGCGGCCGTCGGCGTTCACGAATACGATCGCGTGGCCGCGCTGATCGAGGCCGAGGTGGACGTGATCGCGGTCGACACGGCGCACGGCCATTCGGACAACGTGATCGAGACGGTTCGGCGGATCAAGCGCGAGCACAGCATCGACGTGATCGCCGGGAACATCGCGACAGCCGAAGCGGCGGTTGACCTGCTCGACGCGGGGGCCGACGCGCTCAAGGTCGGCATCGGCCCGGGTTCGATCTGCACGACGCGAATCGTGTCCGGCGTGGGCGTGCCGCAGCTTTCGGCAATCATGAACGTGGTCAGCGTCGCGCAGGATCGGCATGTCCCGGTGATTGCCGACGGCGGAGTGCGGTTCAGCGGGGACATCACCAAGGCGATTGCCGCCGGGGCGCACAGCGTGATGATCGGGTCGCTGTTCGCCGGTCTGGACGAGTCACCGGGCAGCGTGGTGCTCTGGAAAGGCCGCCGGTACAAGGAATATCGCGGGATGGGGTCGCTGGGGGCGATGGTTTCGGGCAGCGCCGACCGATACAAACAAGGCGGCGAGACGCAGCGGGACAAGCTGGTGCCCGAGGGCGTCGAGGGGCGCGTGCCCTATCGCGGCCGCCTGGCGGAGCTGACGTACCAACTGGTCGGCGGGCTTCGATCGGGCATGGGTTACTGCGGCGCGGCGTCGATCGAGGCCCTGCGGCATGACGCACGATTCGTGCGGATCAGCGGCGCGAGCATGGTCGAGTCGCACCCGCACAACCTGGTCATCACCGAGGAAGCGCCGAACTACGCCGTGGAACACATTGTCGAGGTTTGAGATGAGCATGATACGTCTGTCTGGTTATTTCGCGATCGCGGCGATGGCGCTGGCGCTCACTGGCTCCGCCGGGTGCGCGCACGTCAACAATCCGTACGAGGACTCCGGCGCGACGATCAACTCGGAGATGAAGACAACCAGCTCCGAGAGCTACGCGAGGGGCCATTCCGAGTTCGGCCGGCCCGTCCGTCGGCAGGCGCCCGAATCCGAGGTGCGGTATGAGAACGGCGCGGTCACGCATTGGCCGCTCTGGTTTGAAGATCCCTTCGAGGACAAAGGCAATCGGTTCATCCCATACGGCAACGCCGACGCCGAGCGCGACCTGCCCGACAATGAGTTCGCCTGGAACTGGGTGGATTACTTCCACATGGCCTACGGCCCAGCCCGGCTCGTCACCAACGCCGTCGGCTGGCCGGTCAGCGCCGTCGTGCAGCATCCGGGCATGTTGCTGGAGAGCAACGGGCGCATCGACCGCAATCTCCTCGGATACGATCACGACGCGACGCGCAGCGACAGCGTCACGCGCGAACCGCCGCATGTGAGCATCATCAACAAGCAGGTGCTCGAGTCCGACGCCGAGGCGACCGACGATGCAGCCGATGCAGCGCCGTCCGCGAATTAAGGCCGGGGCGTCGTCGAAACAGCGTCGTTTGGCCGACGACGACGCGTTTGGTATCATGTTCCTGAAGTGGAACCGCTTCGACAGGCGTACGCCGAGGTTGCGTGTGCCGGTTTGCCTCTTGGTAGAAAAAGGAAGGAACCCCATGAACGCCCTGCGAACCAAGCTCTCGAAAGTGGCCTGCCTCGCCTGTTGTGCCGTCGCCCTGCTCGTCGGCTCGGCCTGCTCGCAGAACACCTGCGGCGATTGCTCGTCCGACAAGTGCTGCATGGCCAAGTGCGCGGCCGGCTGCTGCGACGCCAACTGCAAGAGCGAGACCTGCTGCAAAGAGAAGAAGTGCGCCGCCAACTGCGACGCCCCTTGCTGCAAGAAGGCCTGATCAACACCGGAAAAACGCTCATTCGGCATGACCGGACGGCATGATCAGCCGCCTGGTTCGGCCCTGTTGCGCGGAGGAACGCCTGATGAACGCCAAGCACGACAACAAGCCGATCGTCATTGAAGAAACGCCGGGCAAGAAGGCCTACTGCCAGTGCGGCCATTCGGCGAAGCTGCCCTATTGCGACGGCGCGCACGCGCGCCTCGGCACGGGATTGGCCCCCATCGTGTGTGAAATCAGCGAGGCAGGGAAAAAGGCGGTCTGCCAGTGTCACCGCAGCGGCAATCTGCCCTGGTGCGACGGATCGCACAAGTCAATGGCCAGTGGTTAGTAGACAGCGGCCGGTGGGAAGTGGGCAGAGAAGTTAAGAATGGAGAATTGGGAATGGAGAGAGCTTTCTGGAAGTCACCCCAATTCTCAACTCTACATTTTTCGCAATTCGCTATTGGCGCTTCGCAATCTTCCGCCACAGCGGAAACGCCCCCGCCACGATCGCGAGCACTCCCAGCGTATAGAGCCAGTCGTGCCCGCCACGGCCAATCTCCTCCATCGCGACGAAAATGGCTATCAGCATTTGAACGCTCGTGACGAACAGGGCCGTCCCCACGCCGCCGGGCGCCAGAAAGACCTCGTCCCGGCGAATCCCCGCGCGGCGATCCCGCGCGCGGAACACGATGAGGCTGACGTACGCCATCCCATAAAGAATCGTGCTGGCGACGAAGTAAATGCCCAGAATCTCCGTGAACGATCGCTGCAACACGAAAACCGCTGCGATCCCCGCCGCCAGCATCTGCGACCAAACCGGTGACTGCCCCGCGTTCATCCGCGCCAGCGCCGCCGGCGCCAGGCCATCCCGCGCGAGCGCAAACGTCACGCGCACATTGGACAGAATGGTCGAACTGATCGAGCCGAGGCAAACGAGGATCCCGGCGATCAATACGACCTCGCGAAATCCCGTCAGGCCGACTCGGCTCAACGCCGCGGCGGCCGCGCTGCCCGATCCGCGCATGGCCTGCGGCGTTGCCGCGCAGAGCAGACCGTATTGATACAGAACATAGACGGCTGTCAGAAAAATGGTCGTCGATGCCAGCGCGCGGGGCAGCCGTTGGCGAGCGTCGCGCATTTCCTCGGCGAGCTTGGCGCTGTCGGTTGCGCCGGCGTACGACCACATCACGCTGACGAGGCCGAGCAGGAATCCTTTTGCGGTAACCGCATCAATCGGCGTCGTCTCGACCTGCGGTGTCCAGCGTCCCGCCCCCACCCACGCGACGATCCCGATTCCAACAACCGTCGCGACCTTCAGAATCGTCAACAAATTCTGGAACACCGCCCCCGCGCGAAGCCCGATGACGTTGGCCGCCGTCACCAGCGCCAGCGCGGCGCAGCCGAAAACGGATTCCGCAGCGGGAACGCTCCAACCGAACAGTTGCGATGCAAGGCGCCCCAGCCCGGCCGCGATGACGCCCGTCCCGGCGCCGGTGACAAAGATGGTGAACGACCAACCGAAGAAGAACGCGGCAAAGTCTCCATACGCCGCGCGAAGATACTGATACTCCGCCCCCGCCTGCGGAAACCGAGTGGCCAATTCTGCCGTCACGAGAGCCTGAAGATACGTGATTGCTCCGCCGGCGATCCACGCCACGAGCAGCCACCCGGGCGAGGGAATCCATCCCGCCATGTCGCCCGGCGTCGTGAAGACGCCCGAGCCGATGGCGACGCCGAGGCCGACAAAGACAATCGTCCATGTCCCGAGGAGGCGCTTCAGCGCGCATCCGTTCACGCACCGCCCCCGCGCGACGAACCGATCGTCGAAACGTCAAACCGTCGCTCGGTCAGCCGCTCATAGGCCTCGATGTACCGCGCGCGGGTCGCCGCGATGACCTCGGCCGGCAGCGGCGGCGTCGGCGGCGACTTGTCCCACTTGCCCTGATCGCAAAGTGCCTGAAGGTGATTGCGAACGTACTGCTTGTCAAAGCTCTCCTGGTCGCGGCCGATCTCGTACGTATCGGCCGGCCAGAAGCGGCTGCTGTCCGGCGTCAGGATTTCATCGATCAGGAGAATCTCGCCGTCCACGATGCCGAATTCGAACTTGGTGTCGGCGAGGATAATCCCGCGGCGCCGGGCATACTCGGTGCCTTCGGAATACAACTCCAGCGTCCGCTTGCGAAGGTGCTCCATCGTGTCGCGGCCGACCAGTTCGCAGGCTCGCTCAAACGAAATATTCTCGTCGTGGCCTGATTCCTCCTTGGTCGCAGGGGTGAAAATCGGTTCTGGCAAGGCCTGGCACTGTTTCAGACCAGGGGGTAGCTCGATTCCGCAGACTCGTCCGGTCTTGCGGTATTCGGCCCAGCCGCTTCCGGCAAGATACCCCCGGGCCACGCATTCGATGGGGATTACTTTCGTCTTCCGGCAGAGCATCGTCCGGCCGGCAAGGACCTCCCGGAACGGCTCGAACCCGGCTGGGGCACTTTCACCCACCACCCCCAGCAGGTGGTGCGGCCGGGCGGCAGCCAGCCGGTCGAACCAAAAGGCCGACAAAGCGGTCAGGACGCGGCCTTTGTCGGGGATCGGGTCGGGTAGGACGCAGTCAAAGGCACTGATCCGGTCGGTTGCCACGATCATCAGGCGGTCGCCGAGGTTATAGACGTCGCGAACCTTTCCCCGTTTGACCTCCAC from the Planctomycetia bacterium genome contains:
- the rpoN gene encoding RNA polymerase factor sigma-54, yielding MSQYMSMMPSQQMRLEQRLTPQLIQSMEILTLPLMALEARVREELESNPVLELLEPEGKEEAGPPKEDLPATETNLAEAESFERLDRMTRELELDPGDLPFGRAGSSAASGERDAKLDAMANTASREEALRDQLSRQWSLMEMPESLRRPGQVLIDWMDDDGYLRSEAEHHTKGGNGDDQLETTPLIIQRTPEEARRLLEEIGASVQPPIDVAVLEQALTLVQTLEPAGVGARDLTECLLIQLAGQENVDPLCEEIVRKYLVELAKNNFPAVAKATGRSIEEIKEALRVIGRLNHHPGHLVRPGDVQGITPDIIVDHAEEGDGYDVRLARGNTPRLRISPHYREMLQDRETDKEAREFIRRRMEAATTIIDAIAFRRQRLLEIAKIILDRQREFFDFGPQFLKVLRMRDLAEELNCDASTISRTVDGKYIQTPRGIFPLRMFFTGGTTDGSGEAVSWNSIKAKVKEIIDKEDKKNPLSDDEIVKLLTESGGTPIARRTVAKYRAQLNIPSVRERREY
- a CDS encoding DinB family protein, whose product is MSRTESRAPVPLLLELVAEVFNGKSWHGPSLRSTVRRVSAAQAGWRPGRGRKCIAEIVLHAAYWKYAARRRLRGEPRGSFALKGSNWFTVPAKLGDAQWKEYLKLLDAEHAQLLDAIAELTPADLLIVPTGSRVNNAKLVRGIASHDVYHAGQIQTIKRLCPIQ
- a CDS encoding glycosyltransferase, with the protein product MLRILHVIQSLDPAWGGIARVVPELASGLVAAGHSCRIATLAGGRFGTPPDVGGVEVVAFSDAGDSRLGRSAQFNREIARLVNDCEVVHLHGLWTGQNQAAGRAARKTGRPYIMTPHSMMMPWAWKRSRWKKLLAGWMFEHRNLRGAAMLHALADGEAEAIRALGFNSRVTTVPNGLHTAEYATLPSPDAMHSRFPSAAPCKWVLMLGRVAIQKGIVPGMQACFDILAAGKDWHLVIAGPDEFGLQRMLESAIRRKGLESRVTFTGHLSRDEVRAALGRASILLQPSLSEGLSMSILEALAAGLPVVISDACNMPEVKQADAGRIVAPQRRAIAAALKELVTLDDAARRAMGQRGRALAAERYDWRGLIPRYVSMYESVARR
- the guaB gene encoding IMP dehydrogenase, with product MHPGPAASKIIGDGITFDDVLLLPARSSVVPKDADVRTHLTRNITINIPLVSAPMDTVTEAGLAIALAQEGGIGIIHKNLPPDVQCREVEKVKRSANGVILDPVTLRPTDTVDRAAELMRLHNISGVPITDESGVLVGIVTRRDMKFLLHADRQGSTAGAMKIAQIMTKDDLVTAPPGTSLDEADRILQQHKVEKLLLVHADRRLAGLITIKDIDKNRQFPNSCRDARGRLRVGAAVGVHEYDRVAALIEAEVDVIAVDTAHGHSDNVIETVRRIKREHSIDVIAGNIATAEAAVDLLDAGADALKVGIGPGSICTTRIVSGVGVPQLSAIMNVVSVAQDRHVPVIADGGVRFSGDITKAIAAGAHSVMIGSLFAGLDESPGSVVLWKGRRYKEYRGMGSLGAMVSGSADRYKQGGETQRDKLVPEGVEGRVPYRGRLAELTYQLVGGLRSGMGYCGAASIEALRHDARFVRISGASMVESHPHNLVITEEAPNYAVEHIVEV
- a CDS encoding CDGSH iron-sulfur domain-containing protein, whose translation is MNAKHDNKPIVIEETPGKKAYCQCGHSAKLPYCDGAHARLGTGLAPIVCEISEAGKKAVCQCHRSGNLPWCDGSHKSMASG
- a CDS encoding amino acid permease, encoding MNGCALKRLLGTWTIVFVGLGVAIGSGVFTTPGDMAGWIPSPGWLLVAWIAGGAITYLQALVTAELATRFPQAGAEYQYLRAAYGDFAAFFFGWSFTIFVTGAGTGVIAAGLGRLASQLFGWSVPAAESVFGCAALALVTAANVIGLRAGAVFQNLLTILKVATVVGIGIVAWVGAGRWTPQVETTPIDAVTAKGFLLGLVSVMWSYAGATDSAKLAEEMRDARQRLPRALASTTIFLTAVYVLYQYGLLCAATPQAMRGSGSAAAAALSRVGLTGFREVVLIAGILVCLGSISSTILSNVRVTFALARDGLAPAALARMNAGQSPVWSQMLAAGIAAVFVLQRSFTEILGIYFVASTILYGMAYVSLIVFRARDRRAGIRRDEVFLAPGGVGTALFVTSVQMLIAIFVAMEEIGRGGHDWLYTLGVLAIVAGAFPLWRKIAKRQ
- a CDS encoding phosphoribosylaminoimidazolesuccinocarboxamide synthase, which gives rise to MPEAPVLQAVKTTQIPGVEVKRGKVRDVYNLGDRLMIVATDRISAFDCVLPDPIPDKGRVLTALSAFWFDRLAAARPHHLLGVVGESAPAGFEPFREVLAGRTMLCRKTKVIPIECVARGYLAGSGWAEYRKTGRVCGIELPPGLKQCQALPEPIFTPATKEESGHDENISFERACELVGRDTMEHLRKRTLELYSEGTEYARRRGIILADTKFEFGIVDGEILLIDEILTPDSSRFWPADTYEIGRDQESFDKQYVRNHLQALCDQGKWDKSPPTPPLPAEVIAATRARYIEAYERLTERRFDVSTIGSSRGGGA